CGAGCGGGTGGCCGGAGAGGGCGAGCATGCGGCCGAGCTGGCCTCCGCCGAGGATCCCGACCCTCATCGCGCCGCGCCCGTGTCCTCGCTCGGATCGGGGTGGGCGAGCACCTTCTCGGTCTGGGCCTCGCGCCACGCGCGGTACGCCTCCCGGAGCGGTGGGTGCTTGGCGCCCAGCATCGCGCAGGCGAGGAGCGCGGCGTTCTTGGCGCCCGAGTCGCCGATGGCCAGGGTGCCCACCGGCACGCCGCCGGGCATCTGCACGATCGACAGGAGCGAGTCGAGGCCGTTGAGGGCGCGGGACTTGACCGGGACGCCGAGCACGGGGAGCGCGGTCTGGCTCGCGATCATGCCCGGCAGGTGCGCCGCGCCGCCCGCGCCGGCGATGATGATCTCGATGCCGCGGCCTTCCGCGCCTTTTGCGTACTCGAAGAGCAGGTCTGGCGTACGGTGCGCGCTCACCACGCGCTTCTCGTACGGGACCCCGAGGGTGGAGAGCGTCTCGCACGCGTGGCGCATGGTGTCCCAATCGGACTTGCTCCCCATCACCACGCCGACCAGAGTCTCGCTCACGCCTGCTCCTTTTGCTGCCCCGGCCTCCCGGACGGCTCCACGACTCGCGGCGTCATCCTACCGATCGGAACGCGGAACGCCAGCCCCATGCACGACCCACGAATGTTCAGCGCAGCTTGTGAACGAAACAGAGAGCCCATCCTCGAGGTGCTCCGCGAGGCGTTGCCCGAGCGCGGGCTCGTGCTCGAGATCGCCTCCGGCACCGGCATGCACGGCGCGTGGTTCGCGCCACGCCTGGGCCCCGCGATCGTCTGGCAGCCCACGGACGCCTCGCCCGAGGCGCTCGCGAGCATCGA
This portion of the Sandaracinaceae bacterium genome encodes:
- the purE gene encoding 5-(carboxyamino)imidazole ribonucleotide mutase, whose product is MGSKSDWDTMRHACETLSTLGVPYEKRVVSAHRTPDLLFEYAKGAEGRGIEIIIAGAGGAAHLPGMIASQTALPVLGVPVKSRALNGLDSLLSIVQMPGGVPVGTLAIGDSGAKNAALLACAMLGAKHPPLREAYRAWREAQTEKVLAHPDPSEDTGAAR